In Drosophila santomea strain STO CAGO 1482 chromosome 3L, Prin_Dsan_1.1, whole genome shotgun sequence, a single window of DNA contains:
- the LOC120449196 gene encoding putative uncharacterized protein DDB_G0271606: MQLKAPKSRNMASLKDEEQAATTSNSTHNLNNNNNTHNINNNHSSSSSSNNNKNKNDDDPKVRKENLEARKQALEQRLSEKSWLLQQIQKQETAIINGNYEHMTVNEFFVQLAQQYKHEQQLQALARENSSILRRKQSTTSRESRESQMTNNNNNRQSETLSNRSSEYDNYQPSSSAGAGDMLVIGVAQQQAQQQPPLVKSALKKRPTPTPSQMQYMRQQHQQQAHLAMNMNYQRSQPDVISMYSANSSNVATLRQPPQAAPQQQPIIVQCDKYYLSPTHQNYNEGGFIKSSQNIKKYVSPMPSPSNISYEQQQQRNPLHHQRQLDAISLAPSYVSVDMEAAQHQQQYRWRSQSHIAPLTPPQLGIIEVKSHSSDMLAVPMPPSRYPPHDEISLSSSSTTIEKKPKPKQWLESSLDGPAVIRHMDSQPHSPAGSSNGSSNPGAAAMVSSKPRAKLSSQSMSVAGRHYSMSNQRPTPNYPSASYAVNTSSKALLSQSTSYLNAMEQTLGISVSYPLEPLDIPALRNLPPKPSQMQQPTPPPRPPPANQAHTQNQNLSHSGNGSTSGLAHGSAVQTALVSPPLTVAAASLSPDIRIESPKNMTVVQQATFQPYKEVTKPFEMSDFYKYSTKFKQKEGGNPN; encoded by the coding sequence ATGCAATTGAAAGCGCCCAAGAGCAGAAATATGGCCAGTCTTAAAGATGAAGAGCAGGCGGCAACTACGAGCAACTCGACGCACAAtctcaacaacaacaacaatacgcacaacataaacaataaccacagcagcagtagcagtagcaacaacaataaaaacaaaaacgacgATGATCCAAAGGTTAGGAAGGAGAATTTGGAGGCCAGGAAACAGGCTTTGGAGCAGCGTCTCAGCGAAAAGAGCtggctgctgcagcaaatCCAGAAACAGGAGACAGCCATCATCAATGGCAACTACGAGCACATGACAGTCAATGAGTTTTTTGTCCAATTGGCACAACAGTACAAACATGAACAGCAGCTTCAAGCTTTGGCCAGGGAAAACAGCTCAATTCTGAGGAGAAAACAAAGTACAACGAGTCGGGAAAGCCGCGAAAGCCAGAtgaccaacaacaataacaatcgACAGTCGGAAACGTTGTCGAATCGAAGTTCTGAATATGACAATTACCAACCCTCCTCATCGGCGGGGGCGGGCGATATGCTGGTGATAGGCGTGGCCCAGCAGCAGGCGCAACAGCAACCGCCTCTGGTGAAAAGTGCCCTGAAGAAGCGACCCACTCCCACGCCAAGCCAAATGCAATATATGCgccagcagcatcagcaacaagCTCATTTAGCGATGAACATGAACTACCAGAGATCACAGCCGGATGTCATATCCATGTACTCGGCAAATTCATCCAATGTGGCAACTTTAAGACAACCGCCACAAGCGGCTCCCCAGCAGCAACCAATTATAGTGCAGTGCGATAAATACTACTTATCGCCCACACATCAAAATTACAATGAGGGCGGCTTCATCAAATCAAGTCAGAACATCAAGAAATATGTGTCCCCAATGCCATCGCCCAGTAATATCAGCtacgagcagcagcaacagcgtAATCCCTTACATCACCAGCGGCAACTAGATGCGATATCCCTGGCGCCCAGCTATGTTTCCGTGGACATGGAAGCTgcccagcatcagcagcaataCCGCTGGCGTTCTCAGTCACACATAGCACCACTAACACCTCCTCAATTGGGTATAATAGAGGTGAAATCGCACTCCAGCGATATGCTGGCGGTGCCTATGCCACCCAGCCGCTATCCGCCGCACGATGAGATCTCACTGTCATCCTCGTCCACGACCATTGAAAAgaagcccaagcccaagcaGTGGCTGGAATCTTCGCTAGATGGGCCAGCTGTTATCAGGCACATGGATTCACAGCCACACAGTCCAGCTGGAAGTAGTAATGGGAGTAGTAATCCCGGCGCTGCTGCCATGGTCTCGAGTAAACCCCGCGCCAAGCTCTCCTCGCAGTCCATGTCGGTGGCGGGTCGTCACTATTCCATGTCCAACCAGCGGCCGACACCGAACTATCCCAGTGCCAGCTATGCGGTGAATACCAGTTCGAAAGCCCTGCTGAGTCAATCGACATCGTACCTCAATGCCATGGAGCAAACTTTGGGGATATCGGTGTCGTATCCCCTGGAACCTCTGGACATACCAGCACTGCGTAACCTACCACCTAAGCCAAGTCAAATGCAGCAACCAACGCCGCCCCCCAGACCTCCACCTGCAAATCAGGCTCATACTCAGAACCAGAACCTAAGTCACAGTGGCAATGGCAGCACAAGCGGACTGGCTCATGGCAGTGCTGTACAAACAGCGCTGGTGTCACCGCCATTAACCGTTGCCGCAGCCAGTTTATCGCCGGATATTCGCATCGAGTCGCCCAAAAACATGACAGTAGTGCAGCAGGCCACTTTCCAGCCGTACAAGGAGGTGACGAAACCCTTCGAAATGTCCGATTTCTACAAATACTCCACAAAGTTTAAGCAAAAGGAGGGCGGAAATCCCAATTGA
- the LOC120449197 gene encoding putative odorant receptor 71a isoform X1, which yields MDYDRIRPVRYLTGLLKWWRLWPRKDAVSKPDWTNWQGYALHVPFTWLFVVLLWVEAIRSRDIQHTADVLLICLTTTALGGKMINNWKYAHVAQGILTEWSTCDLFELRSQQEVDMWRFEHRRFSRVFMFYCLCSAGVIPFIVIQPLFDIPNQLPFWMWTPFDWRQPALFWYPFIYQAITIPVTCMCNITMDAVNWYMMLHLSLCLRVLGQRLGKLQHDDKDLREKFLELVQLHRRLKQQALGIECFISKSTFTQILVSSLIICFTIYSMQMVSVCSLGFPFGYNPVDSCLESRPAGLARICSHDELLIGHDHGNHAAHHIWQRGHRFCKYAERLHVQFRLAGYELSNASPSSDVYGVLKSSGVLKSRWLFPYWFTFVH from the coding sequence ATGGACTACGATCGAATTCGGCCGGTGCGCTACTTGACGGGTTTACTGAAGTGGTGGCGACTCTGGCCAAGGAAGGATGCGGTCTCCAAACCGGACTGGACCAACTGGCAGGGCTATGCGTTGCACGTGCCATTCACCTGGTTGTTTGTGGTGCTTCTGTGGGTGGAGGCCATCAGGAGCAGGGACATACAGCATACCGCGGATGTCCTTTTGATCTGCCTAACCACAACTGCGTTGGGCGGTAAAATGATCAACAACTGGAAGTACGCCCATGTGGCCCAGGGCATTCTGACCGAATGGAGCACATGTGATCTCTTCGAGCTGAGAAGCCAACAGGAAGTGGATATGTGGCGATTCGAGCATCGCCGTTTCAGCCGCGTTTTCATGTTCTATTGCCTGTGCAGTGCTGGCGTAATTCCATTCATTGTGATTCAGCCGCTGTTCGATATTCCCAATCAATTGCCCTTCTGGATGTGGACACCATTCGACTGGCGGCAGCCGGCGCTCTTTTGGTATCCATTCATCTACCAGGCCATAACCATTCCGGTTACCTGTATGTGCAACATCACCATGGACGCCGTTAACTGGTACATGATGCTGCATCTGTCCCTGTGCCTGCGAGTGTTGGGCCAGCGATTGGGTAAGCTTCAGCATGATGACAAGGATCTGAGGGAGAAGTTCCTGGAACTGGTCCAACTGCACCGCAGACTTAAGCAACAGGCCTTGGGCATTGAGTGCTTTATTTCGAAGAGCACGTTCACCCAAATCCTGGTCAGCTCCCTAATCATTTGCTTCACCATTTACAGCATGCAGATGGTGAGCGTCTGCAGTTTAGGTTTTCCATTCGGCTATAACCCTGTTGATTCCTGTTTAGAGTCCCGTCCTGCAGGACTTGCCAGGATTTGCAGCCATGATGAATTACTTATTGGCCATGATCATGGAAATCATGCTGCCCACCATATATGGCAACGCGGTCATCGATTCTGCAAATATGCTGAGCGACTCCATGTACAATTCCGATTGGCCGGATATGAATTATCGAATGCGTCACCTAGTTCTGATGTTTATGGTGTACTTAAATCGTCCGGTGTCCTTAAGAGCCGGTGGCTTTTTCCATATTGGTTTACCTTTGTTCACTAA
- the LOC120449197 gene encoding putative odorant receptor 71a isoform X2, protein MDYDRIRPVRYLTGLLKWWRLWPRKDAVSKPDWTNWQGYALHVPFTWLFVVLLWVEAIRSRDIQHTADVLLICLTTTALGGKMINNWKYAHVAQGILTEWSTCDLFELRSQQEVDMWRFEHRRFSRVFMFYCLCSAGVIPFIVIQPLFDIPNQLPFWMWTPFDWRQPALFWYPFIYQAITIPVTCMCNITMDAVNWYMMLHLSLCLRVLGQRLGKLQHDDKDLREKFLELVQLHRRLKQQALGIECFISKSTFTQILVSSLIICFTIYSMQMSPVLQDLPGFAAMMNYLLAMIMEIMLPTIYGNAVIDSANMLSDSMYNSDWPDMNYRMRHLVLMFMVYLNRPVSLRAGGFFHIGLPLFTKTMNQAYSLLALLLNMNQ, encoded by the exons ATGGACTACGATCGAATTCGGCCGGTGCGCTACTTGACGGGTTTACTGAAGTGGTGGCGACTCTGGCCAAGGAAGGATGCGGTCTCCAAACCGGACTGGACCAACTGGCAGGGCTATGCGTTGCACGTGCCATTCACCTGGTTGTTTGTGGTGCTTCTGTGGGTGGAGGCCATCAGGAGCAGGGACATACAGCATACCGCGGATGTCCTTTTGATCTGCCTAACCACAACTGCGTTGGGCGGTAAAATGATCAACAACTGGAAGTACGCCCATGTGGCCCAGGGCATTCTGACCGAATGGAGCACATGTGATCTCTTCGAGCTGAGAAGCCAACAGGAAGTGGATATGTGGCGATTCGAGCATCGCCGTTTCAGCCGCGTTTTCATGTTCTATTGCCTGTGCAGTGCTGGCGTAATTCCATTCATTGTGATTCAGCCGCTGTTCGATATTCCCAATCAATTGCCCTTCTGGATGTGGACACCATTCGACTGGCGGCAGCCGGCGCTCTTTTGGTATCCATTCATCTACCAGGCCATAACCATTCCGGTTACCTGTATGTGCAACATCACCATGGACGCCGTTAACTGGTACATGATGCTGCATCTGTCCCTGTGCCTGCGAGTGTTGGGCCAGCGATTGGGTAAGCTTCAGCATGATGACAAGGATCTGAGGGAGAAGTTCCTGGAACTGGTCCAACTGCACCGCAGACTTAAGCAACAGGCCTTGGGCATTGAGTGCTTTATTTCGAAGAGCACGTTCACCCAAATCCTGGTCAGCTCCCTAATCATTTGCTTCACCATTTACAGCATGCAGATG AGTCCCGTCCTGCAGGACTTGCCAGGATTTGCAGCCATGATGAATTACTTATTGGCCATGATCATGGAAATCATGCTGCCCACCATATATGGCAACGCGGTCATCGATTCTGCAAATATGCTGAGCGACTCCATGTACAATTCCGATTGGCCGGATATGAATTATCGAATGCGTCACCTAGTTCTGATGTTTATGGTGTACTTAAATCGTCCGGTGTCCTTAAGAGCCGGTGGCTTTTTCCATATTGGTTTACCTTTGTTCACTAAG ACCATGAATCAAGCATACAGCTTGCTGGCCTTGCTGCTCAACATGAACCAATAG
- the LOC120448981 gene encoding glycine--tRNA ligase isoform X2 produces MSLQLLKALPHLRSATTAARTQIARTTWSEHIATKVFFSTTTTKASPAAPPPPPPTQPLQPTPAATTSWGTKKQNRKVKLRSAAAEFIMSNPEIEAQLAPLRERVQEQGNLVRELKAKGAPEIDVKKAVAELKARKKLLEDKELALTPSVVSFDRAKMEDLLKRRFFYDQSFAIYGGITGQYDFGPMGCALKSNILALWRQYFALEEQMLEVDCSILTPEPVLKASGHVERFADLMVKDVKTGECFRLDHLIKQALEKLSKAKDATPALQAECEDIIIKLDGLNKQELAGVLAKYNIKSPLTGNDLTEPIEFNLMFATQIGPTGLVKGFLRPETAQGIFVNFKRLLEFNQGKLPFAVAQIGNSFRNEISPRSGLIRVREFTMAEIEHFCDPVLKDHPKFGNIKSEKLTLYSACNQMDGKSAAQVQIGEAVASKLVANETLGYYMARIQQFLLAIGIKPECLRFRQHMSNEMAHYACDCWDAEILTSYGWVECVGCADRSAYDLGQHTAATGVRLVAEKRLPAPKTVEVSEIVPNKQALGKTFKKEAKNITDALAKLSLEEITKVEEQLAGDGQYKLTTADGQSHELSKDTISVKHSTKTVHVEEFIPSVVEPSFGIGRIMYSLLEHSFQCRDGDEQRCYFTLPPLVAPIKCSILPLSNNTDFQPYTQKLSSALTKAELSHKVDDSSGSIGRRYARTDEIAIPYGITVDFDTLKEPHTVTLRDRNTMKQVRVGLEEVVGVVKDLATARTTWEKVTEQYPLFEQQEASK; encoded by the coding sequence ATGTCATTGCAGTTGTTGAAAGCGCTACCCCACCTGCGCAGCGCCACCACAGCCGCGAGAACTCAGATTGCGAGAACAACGTGGAGCGAGCACATTGCCACGAAAGTCTTTTttagcaccaccaccacaaaaGCTTCTCCcgccgcaccaccaccacctccacccaCGCAACCGCTGCAGCCTACACCAGCTGCAACCACTAGTTGGGGCACCAAGAAGCAAAATAGAAAGGTCAAACTAAGATCCGCAGCTGCCGAGTTTATCATGTCGAATCCGGAGATTGAGGCCCAACTGGCTCCATTGAGGGAACGAGTTCAGGAGCAGGGTAACCTGGTGAGGGAGCTCAAGGCCAAGGGTGCCCCCGAGATCGATGTGAAAAAGGCTGTAGCCGAGCTGAAGGCACGCAAAAAGCTGCTGGAGGACAAGGAGCTCGCCCTGACCCCCAGTGTCGTCAGCTTTGATCGCGCCAAGATGGAGGATCTTCTCAAGCGTCGCTTCTTTTACGACCAGAGTTTTGCCATTTATGGCGGCATCACCGGCCAGTACGACTTCGGACCCATGGGCTGTGCCCTGAAGTCCAACATTCTGGCCTTATGGCGTCAGTATTTCGCCCTCGAAGAGCAAATGCTGGAGGTGGACTGCTCTATTCTGACTCCGGAACCTGTGCTTAAAGCCTCTGGTCATGTGGAGCGATTCGCCGATCTGATGGTCAAGGATGTCAAGACCGGCGAGTGTTTCCGCCTGGATCATCTCATCAAGCAGGCTTTGGAGAAGCTGTCCAAGGCCAAGGATGCCACACCCGCCCTGCAGGCCGAGTGCGAGGACATTATCATCAAACTGGATGGCCTGAACAAACAGGAATTGGCTGGTGTCCTGGCCAAGTACAACATCAAATCTCCCTTAACCGGCAATGATTTAACGGAACCAATTGAGTTCAACCTGATGTTTGCCACCCAAATTGGACCCACTGGCTTGGTGAAGGGATTCTTGCGGCCGGAAACTGCCCAGGGTATCTTCGTCAACTTTAAGCGACTGCTGGAATTTAATCAGGGCAAGCTTCCCTTCGCTGTGGCTCAAATTGGCAACTCCTTCCGCAATGAAATCTCACCCCGATCGGGCTTGATCCGTGTGCGAGAGTTCACCATGGCGGAGATTGAACATTTCTGCGATCCCGTGCTCAAGGACCATCCCAAATTTGGCAACATCAAATCGGAGAAGTTGACCCTTTACTCGGCCTGCAACCAGATGGATGGAAAATCTGCCGCGCAGGTGCAAATTGGCGAGGCAGTGGCATCCAAACTGGTGGCTAACGAGACACTTGGGTACTATATGGCCCGCATCCAGCAGTTCCTTTTGGCCATTGGTATCAAACCGGAGTGCTTGCGATTCCGCCAGCACATGTCCAATGAGATGGCTCACTATGCCTGCGATTGCTGGGATGCCGAGATCCTTACCTCCTATGGATGGGTGGAGTGCGTAGGTTGTGCGGATCGCAGTGCCTACGATTTGGGACAGCATACGGCAGCCACTGGCGTGCGTTTAGTGGCCGAGAAGCGCTTGCCGGCTCCCAAAACTGTGGAGGTCAGCGAGATTGTGCCCAACAAGCAGGCTCTTGGCAAGACCTTCAAGAAGGAGGCAAAGAACATCACGGATGCGTTGGCCAAGCTTTCGCTGGAGGAGATAACCAAGGTGGAGGAACAGCTGGCTGGCGATGGTCAATACAAACTGACAACGGCCGATGGCCAAAGCCACGAGCTCAGCAAGGATACCATCAGCGTTAAGCACTCTACGAAAACTGTTCATGTGGAGGAGTTCATTCCGAGTGTGGTTGAGCCTTCGTTCGGCATTGGTCGCATTATGTACTCTCTGTTGGAGCACAGTTTCCAGTGCCGTGACGGCGACGAGCAGCGGTGCTACTTCACGCTGCCCCCTCTAGTGGCACCCATCAAGTGCTCCATCCTGCCGCTGTCCAACAACACCGACTTCCAACCTTATACTCAGAAACTTTCTTCGGCCCTTACCAAGGCGGAACTTTCGCACAAGGTGGACGACTCCAGCGGCTCCATTGGCCGGCGGTATGCCCGCACGGATGAGATTGCCATTCCCTATGGCATCACTGTGGACTTCGACACTCTAAAGGAACCGCATACGGTGACCCTGCGGGATCGGAATACCATGAAGCAGGTGCGCGTCGGTCTGGAGGAGGTTGTGGGCGTGGTCAAGGACTTGGCAACGGCGAGAACCACTTGGGAGAAGGTCACCGAGCAGTATCCTCTGTTCGAGCAGCAGGAGGCTAGCAAGTAA
- the LOC120448981 gene encoding glycine--tRNA ligase isoform X1: protein MSNPEIEAQLAPLRERVQEQGNLVRELKAKGAPEIDVKKAVAELKARKKLLEDKELALTPSVVSFDRAKMEDLLKRRFFYDQSFAIYGGITGQYDFGPMGCALKSNILALWRQYFALEEQMLEVDCSILTPEPVLKASGHVERFADLMVKDVKTGECFRLDHLIKQALEKLSKAKDATPALQAECEDIIIKLDGLNKQELAGVLAKYNIKSPLTGNDLTEPIEFNLMFATQIGPTGLVKGFLRPETAQGIFVNFKRLLEFNQGKLPFAVAQIGNSFRNEISPRSGLIRVREFTMAEIEHFCDPVLKDHPKFGNIKSEKLTLYSACNQMDGKSAAQVQIGEAVASKLVANETLGYYMARIQQFLLAIGIKPECLRFRQHMSNEMAHYACDCWDAEILTSYGWVECVGCADRSAYDLGQHTAATGVRLVAEKRLPAPKTVEVSEIVPNKQALGKTFKKEAKNITDALAKLSLEEITKVEEQLAGDGQYKLTTADGQSHELSKDTISVKHSTKTVHVEEFIPSVVEPSFGIGRIMYSLLEHSFQCRDGDEQRCYFTLPPLVAPIKCSILPLSNNTDFQPYTQKLSSALTKAELSHKVDDSSGSIGRRYARTDEIAIPYGITVDFDTLKEPHTVTLRDRNTMKQVRVGLEEVVGVVKDLATARTTWEKVTEQYPLFEQQEASK, encoded by the coding sequence ATGTCGAATCCGGAGATTGAGGCCCAACTGGCTCCATTGAGGGAACGAGTTCAGGAGCAGGGTAACCTGGTGAGGGAGCTCAAGGCCAAGGGTGCCCCCGAGATCGATGTGAAAAAGGCTGTAGCCGAGCTGAAGGCACGCAAAAAGCTGCTGGAGGACAAGGAGCTCGCCCTGACCCCCAGTGTCGTCAGCTTTGATCGCGCCAAGATGGAGGATCTTCTCAAGCGTCGCTTCTTTTACGACCAGAGTTTTGCCATTTATGGCGGCATCACCGGCCAGTACGACTTCGGACCCATGGGCTGTGCCCTGAAGTCCAACATTCTGGCCTTATGGCGTCAGTATTTCGCCCTCGAAGAGCAAATGCTGGAGGTGGACTGCTCTATTCTGACTCCGGAACCTGTGCTTAAAGCCTCTGGTCATGTGGAGCGATTCGCCGATCTGATGGTCAAGGATGTCAAGACCGGCGAGTGTTTCCGCCTGGATCATCTCATCAAGCAGGCTTTGGAGAAGCTGTCCAAGGCCAAGGATGCCACACCCGCCCTGCAGGCCGAGTGCGAGGACATTATCATCAAACTGGATGGCCTGAACAAACAGGAATTGGCTGGTGTCCTGGCCAAGTACAACATCAAATCTCCCTTAACCGGCAATGATTTAACGGAACCAATTGAGTTCAACCTGATGTTTGCCACCCAAATTGGACCCACTGGCTTGGTGAAGGGATTCTTGCGGCCGGAAACTGCCCAGGGTATCTTCGTCAACTTTAAGCGACTGCTGGAATTTAATCAGGGCAAGCTTCCCTTCGCTGTGGCTCAAATTGGCAACTCCTTCCGCAATGAAATCTCACCCCGATCGGGCTTGATCCGTGTGCGAGAGTTCACCATGGCGGAGATTGAACATTTCTGCGATCCCGTGCTCAAGGACCATCCCAAATTTGGCAACATCAAATCGGAGAAGTTGACCCTTTACTCGGCCTGCAACCAGATGGATGGAAAATCTGCCGCGCAGGTGCAAATTGGCGAGGCAGTGGCATCCAAACTGGTGGCTAACGAGACACTTGGGTACTATATGGCCCGCATCCAGCAGTTCCTTTTGGCCATTGGTATCAAACCGGAGTGCTTGCGATTCCGCCAGCACATGTCCAATGAGATGGCTCACTATGCCTGCGATTGCTGGGATGCCGAGATCCTTACCTCCTATGGATGGGTGGAGTGCGTAGGTTGTGCGGATCGCAGTGCCTACGATTTGGGACAGCATACGGCAGCCACTGGCGTGCGTTTAGTGGCCGAGAAGCGCTTGCCGGCTCCCAAAACTGTGGAGGTCAGCGAGATTGTGCCCAACAAGCAGGCTCTTGGCAAGACCTTCAAGAAGGAGGCAAAGAACATCACGGATGCGTTGGCCAAGCTTTCGCTGGAGGAGATAACCAAGGTGGAGGAACAGCTGGCTGGCGATGGTCAATACAAACTGACAACGGCCGATGGCCAAAGCCACGAGCTCAGCAAGGATACCATCAGCGTTAAGCACTCTACGAAAACTGTTCATGTGGAGGAGTTCATTCCGAGTGTGGTTGAGCCTTCGTTCGGCATTGGTCGCATTATGTACTCTCTGTTGGAGCACAGTTTCCAGTGCCGTGACGGCGACGAGCAGCGGTGCTACTTCACGCTGCCCCCTCTAGTGGCACCCATCAAGTGCTCCATCCTGCCGCTGTCCAACAACACCGACTTCCAACCTTATACTCAGAAACTTTCTTCGGCCCTTACCAAGGCGGAACTTTCGCACAAGGTGGACGACTCCAGCGGCTCCATTGGCCGGCGGTATGCCCGCACGGATGAGATTGCCATTCCCTATGGCATCACTGTGGACTTCGACACTCTAAAGGAACCGCATACGGTGACCCTGCGGGATCGGAATACCATGAAGCAGGTGCGCGTCGGTCTGGAGGAGGTTGTGGGCGTGGTCAAGGACTTGGCAACGGCGAGAACCACTTGGGAGAAGGTCACCGAGCAGTATCCTCTGTTCGAGCAGCAGGAGGCTAGCAAGTAA